The genomic stretch TGTATGGTTAATCATCGGGGGGTCGCATCATACCACCACCCGGAGGAGGCCCGCCGCCGGGTGGTGGTATGCCCGGAAACATAAACATCCGGTCGCGCGGAGGTTGCTGGGGTAACACACCTTTGAAATTGCGCAGGTTATAGGTGAATGTCAGCAGAAAATATTGCTGCAATACACTGGTGGTGCTGTTTTCAATATAGGTTTCCGTTACATTCCGGTTGATGCTGCGGTTTTGTTTCAGCAAATCAAACACGGTTAATTGTAATTCTCCGTTCTGTTGTTTGAAGAAATGTTTTCCAAAGCTGATATTCCAGAGCAGGTAAGGCTTATCATAGGTTTCACCCAATCCGCTGTATTTCTGATAGGTGATATTATTATCCAGTTCAAATCCTTTCCAGAATATCCAGTTGATACGTGCACCAGCAGCGTTGGAGAAATAATTGCTGTTTAGATTGGGCTGAATGGAATTTTTTACAATGTTGTAGTTGGGCGTGTAAGACAAGGTGAAATCAAGATTTTCGCTGATGTTGCTGCTGATGACTATCGGGAATGTAACACCAAAGTTATTTGCATAGTTTTTCTGATTATTCACCAAACCGGGTGTACGACTGAAGTTAATACCTCCGCTTAGGTTCAGATTTGATTTCATAAACTTCAATGGCAAGCCTAAAGTAGCAAATGAGCGAATGCTCCAGTATCCATTCAGGTTTACCGGATAGGTAAGTTGTGATCCCTTGTTCAGTATCACACCGTGAGCCAACACACTATCCTGTGTGGCCGTGATGGTTGCATTGGTAATATTGTTCTGCGTTTGCTGTACACCCAGAAATGCAAAAAACATTTTGTTTTTATCCGTATTCACGGCAGAATAACGAACAAAAAGCGATTGGGTGGTTTCCTGCTGCAGATTAGGATTACCTGTAGTAAGCTGCAGTGGATTGGAATTATCTACCACATCCTGCAACTGGCTGATGGAAGGTGCATTGGTAGAAGTTCTGAAAAACACACGCAGGTTTTTGGTATTGCCAATCTTGTATCGCATCATGGCATTACCTAACAAGTTATAAAAATTCCTTTTGATGGTTGTATTCATGGGAAATGTACGATCACCTTCCAGATTAGCTATTTGATAGGAAAGTCCTGCGGTGAAGAATAAGTTATTGTTAGCCCGATAACGATAACTGGCACCAAATTGATTAGCAGTATAATAACTTTTGTAATTGTTGGTCAATCCTGTATCCAGATTGGCATATTCTTGTTTGATCGGATCAAACTGATAGGTATTTTTATCTGATTCACCTGTGGTATAAGATGTATTGTAAGTCAGCAATAGCTGGCTTTTCTGGCCAATGGGCTCTGTATAATCGAGCGTGGCACCAATCTGATTGGTATGGGAATGCAAAACAGATTGCTGATTGGTTGTATCAAAAATATTGGATGGATCTTTAAAATAGCTATTGTTGGCCAGAAGCATATTGGTTGCATTCTTTTCGCTAAGGCTGGTACTTAGGTTCACAGAAAGTGTTCTGCCTTTTTTATTAAAAGCATGTCTCCACAACAGGTTATCTGAAAAGTTATATCCGGTGTTGTGCGAATTGTGTTGTGTATTTGTTTGGCTGATCATCACACTATCCGGTGTATAATAAGCTCCGGCAACTGAACTGGAACTGTTATATTCCTGGGTATTGAGGCTGGGAGTAAAAATCAGCGAGTTTTTATCATTGATCTGATATTCCATGCGAAGGTTAAACCGATGATTGTAATTGGTAGAGCTCGAAAGATCATTTTCATGATACAGCTGATTGGCATTTTGGGATACAAAATAGGTTCGATCTATGGTTTGCTGATTATTGTTATGTGAAGTATTGAAGAAATAACTTCCGGTAACCGTTATTTTTTTACCCCAGTCATCGGAATAATTCAAACCGATGGAATTGGTAGTTACAATGCCATTTTGCTGACCCACCAGGAAATTGCCTATACCTCCGGCTCCGCGGTAACCTCCTCCTCCGCCACCACCAAATCCGCCACCGCCGCCGGTTACGCCCAGCAGATCTTGGAAAGCAAAATTCTGTTGATTCACATTATTACTCATGCCAATCACCGAAATACGCCGGTCTCCGTTGAAGAAATTGATATTACCACCGAGAGAATAACGGGAATCCGTTCCATATCCGGCATATAATTTTCCGAATTGTCCATTCCTGCGATCTGCACGGGTAACAATGTTTATGGTTTTCTGGGTATTGCCATCATCAAAGCCGGTGAACTGCGCCTGATCACTCATTTTATCAAACACCTCCACTTTATCCACAATTTCAGCCGGCAAATTGCG from Thermoflavifilum aggregans encodes the following:
- a CDS encoding outer membrane beta-barrel protein is translated as MKKFFITTVMMLLSLGELWAQQISVSGSLQDGQTRTPLIGATVVLIPQRDTSQKLFGLTDAQGHFQIGNLTSGSYRLNISYLGYQSLQRTIAIEKNQSLNLGVLYLQPTKTMLQEVKVVGQVPPSQMKGDTVEYNAQAYKTNPNSTAEDLVGKMPGIIVNNDGSVTAHGETVQKVLVDGKPFFGNDPTTALRNLPAEIVDKVEVFDKMSDQAQFTGFDDGNTQKTINIVTRADRRNGQFGKLYAGYGTDSRYSLGGNINFFNGDRRISVIGMSNNVNQQNFAFQDLLGVTGGGGGFGGGGGGGYRGAGGIGNFLVGQQNGIVTTNSIGLNYSDDWGKKITVTGSYFFNTSHNNNQQTIDRTYFVSQNANQLYHENDLSSSTNYNHRFNLRMEYQINDKNSLIFTPSLNTQEYNSSSSVAGAYYTPDSVMISQTNTQHNSHNTGYNFSDNLLWRHAFNKKGRTLSVNLSTSLSEKNATNMLLANNSYFKDPSNIFDTTNQQSVLHSHTNQIGATLDYTEPIGQKSQLLLTYNTSYTTGESDKNTYQFDPIKQEYANLDTGLTNNYKSYYTANQFGASYRYRANNNLFFTAGLSYQIANLEGDRTFPMNTTIKRNFYNLLGNAMMRYKIGNTKNLRVFFRTSTNAPSISQLQDVVDNSNPLQLTTGNPNLQQETTQSLFVRYSAVNTDKNKMFFAFLGVQQTQNNITNATITATQDSVLAHGVILNKGSQLTYPVNLNGYWSIRSFATLGLPLKFMKSNLNLSGGINFSRTPGLVNNQKNYANNFGVTFPIVISSNISENLDFTLSYTPNYNIVKNSIQPNLNSNYFSNAAGARINWIFWKGFELDNNITYQKYSGLGETYDKPYLLWNISFGKHFFKQQNGELQLTVFDLLKQNRSINRNVTETYIENSTTSVLQQYFLLTFTYNLRNFKGVLPQQPPRDRMFMFPGIPPPGGGPPPGGGMMRPPDD